A stretch of the Asticcacaulis sp. ZE23SCel15 genome encodes the following:
- a CDS encoding tryptophan halogenase family protein encodes MHKLKVVIVGGGTSGWMCAAAFAGVTRREQVEVQLIESDEIGTVGVGEATLPHIKDFNDYIGINEAEFMRKTQATIKLGIEFVDWGKIGNRYFHPFGKFGAPMGATDFFQMWLRARAEGLETPLEDFCYAIVASKQNRFEFPSRDGNSVKASYAYAYHFDAFLYARFLREFSEARGIVRIEGKITDVTLNQHSGDIRSVTLASGEVVTGDLFIDCSGFRGLLISGALKVGYEDWTGWLPCDRAVAVPCDRAANEITPYTRSTARAAGWQWRIPLQHRTGNGYVYSSRFISDDEAAATLLANLDGVAQADPRPLRFTAGRREKCWHKNCIAIGLASGFLEPLESTSIYLVQMAITFLLRLLPRDRVIDQTLEDEFNRLIDVEYERVRDFLILHYHANTRTDVPMWQYCRDMDIPDSLRDKIARFKHRGYIHAYADGLFAPPSWQAVFFGQDIVPERYDALAEAMDREALMTRMTDLQTLIREGVATMPGHDDFIRSYCDAGKAMEAVR; translated from the coding sequence ATGCATAAACTGAAAGTCGTCATTGTCGGGGGCGGAACGTCGGGCTGGATGTGTGCGGCGGCCTTTGCCGGGGTCACGCGGCGCGAGCAGGTCGAGGTGCAACTGATCGAATCTGACGAAATCGGCACCGTCGGCGTCGGTGAGGCGACCCTGCCTCACATCAAGGATTTCAACGACTATATCGGCATCAATGAGGCCGAGTTTATGCGCAAGACCCAGGCGACGATTAAGTTGGGCATTGAGTTTGTCGACTGGGGCAAGATCGGCAACCGCTATTTTCATCCGTTCGGAAAGTTCGGTGCGCCGATGGGGGCGACTGACTTTTTCCAGATGTGGTTGCGGGCGCGGGCTGAGGGCCTTGAGACGCCGCTGGAGGATTTCTGCTACGCCATAGTGGCCTCAAAGCAAAACCGGTTTGAATTTCCGTCGCGCGATGGCAATTCGGTCAAGGCGTCCTATGCCTATGCCTACCATTTCGATGCGTTTCTGTATGCGCGGTTCCTGCGGGAGTTTTCAGAAGCGCGCGGCATTGTGCGCATCGAGGGCAAAATCACCGATGTGACGCTTAATCAGCATAGTGGTGATATCCGGTCGGTCACTCTGGCGTCGGGCGAGGTGGTTACGGGCGATCTGTTTATCGACTGTTCGGGGTTCAGGGGGCTGCTGATTTCCGGTGCGCTGAAGGTCGGTTATGAGGACTGGACGGGGTGGCTGCCGTGCGACCGGGCGGTGGCGGTGCCTTGTGACCGAGCCGCAAACGAGATTACACCCTATACCCGCTCGACCGCCCGCGCCGCTGGCTGGCAGTGGCGCATCCCGCTCCAGCACCGCACCGGCAATGGTTATGTCTATTCCAGCCGGTTTATCTCGGACGACGAAGCCGCCGCGACCTTGCTTGCCAATCTGGACGGAGTTGCGCAGGCCGATCCGCGCCCCTTGCGCTTTACCGCGGGGCGGCGCGAAAAGTGTTGGCATAAAAACTGTATAGCCATCGGTCTGGCCAGCGGGTTCCTTGAGCCGCTGGAATCGACCAGCATCTATCTGGTGCAGATGGCGATCACTTTCCTGCTGCGATTGCTTCCCCGCGACCGCGTAATAGATCAGACGCTGGAGGACGAATTCAACCGCCTGATCGATGTTGAATATGAGCGGGTGCGTGACTTCCTGATCCTGCACTATCATGCCAATACCCGCACCGACGTGCCGATGTGGCAATACTGCCGGGACATGGACATCCCCGACAGTCTGCGTGACAAGATCGCCCGCTTTAAGCATCGCGGCTATATCCATGCCTATGCTGACGGCCTGTTCGCGCCGCCAAGCTGGCAGGCGGTGTTCTTCGGTCAGGACATTGTGCCGGAACGCTATGACGCGCTGGCTGAGGCTATGGACCGTGAGGCGCTGATGACGCGCATGACGGATCTGCAAACCCTGATCCGTGAGGGCGTGGCCACCATGCCGGGTCATGATGACTTTATCCGCAGCTATTGTGATGCCGGTAAGGCGATGGAGGCCGTGCGATGA
- a CDS encoding TonB-dependent receptor → MSTANAKHDNWLPSFNVKFDLTDKWVLRFAASKAMARPDIGLLKNYTVVTRIAPAVIYADEVANTTYTYKIQAGNPYLKPMTADQFDLALEHYFASVGSMTVTVFKKKFYDYVQSGTLVREVVNNGVERDVLVKMPMNGDGAEIEGVEFAYQRFFDFLPAPFDGLGMQANYTYVSNKGITTSQLISESADGSTGTAGGGVSYDETAVKPDALEGISPRSYNLIAMYEKNKLSMRLAYSWRSKFLVTAVDCCVGLPVWQDDAGFLDGSVRYRLTDKVELSLEGSNLLGTDTVLFQQVDNNGTLKPNAWFKNDRRAQVGLRLKF, encoded by the coding sequence TTGTCGACCGCCAACGCTAAGCATGACAACTGGTTGCCAAGTTTCAACGTTAAGTTTGATCTGACTGATAAATGGGTTTTGCGTTTCGCGGCCTCCAAGGCCATGGCTCGTCCCGATATTGGTTTGCTTAAAAACTATACAGTTGTGACGCGCATTGCACCCGCGGTTATCTACGCCGATGAAGTGGCCAACACCACATATACTTACAAAATTCAAGCGGGTAACCCTTATCTGAAGCCCATGACTGCGGATCAGTTCGATCTGGCCTTAGAGCACTATTTTGCTTCCGTCGGTTCGATGACAGTCACGGTTTTCAAGAAAAAATTCTATGATTATGTCCAAAGCGGTACCTTAGTACGCGAAGTCGTCAATAACGGCGTGGAACGTGACGTTCTGGTCAAGATGCCAATGAACGGTGACGGGGCTGAGATTGAGGGCGTCGAATTCGCCTATCAACGCTTCTTCGACTTCCTGCCGGCGCCATTTGATGGTCTGGGTATGCAGGCTAACTATACCTATGTCAGCAATAAAGGGATAACGACCAGCCAGCTTATTAGCGAGTCCGCCGATGGCTCAACTGGAACCGCGGGCGGCGGCGTATCCTATGATGAAACGGCTGTGAAGCCAGACGCTCTTGAGGGCATATCGCCACGTTCGTATAACCTGATTGCCATGTACGAAAAGAATAAGCTGTCGATGCGTCTGGCTTATAGCTGGCGCTCGAAGTTCCTGGTCACGGCGGTGGATTGCTGCGTCGGCTTACCGGTGTGGCAGGATGACGCGGGCTTCCTTGATGGCTCGGTGCGGTATCGCCTCACGGATAAGGTCGAACTCAGCCTCGAAGGTTCCAACCTCCTCGGTACGGACACGGTTCTGTTCCAGCAGGTGGATAATAACGGCACGCTCAAGCCTAACGCCTGGTTTAAGAACGACCGCCGAGCGCAGGTGGGCCTGAGACTTAAGTTCTAA